In Leisingera methylohalidivorans DSM 14336, a single genomic region encodes these proteins:
- a CDS encoding amidohydrolase, translating into MTPERLARLSALRRALHQIPEVSGAEEKTAAMVADYLRRYEPDQLLTGLGGHGIAAVYEGRADGPTVLIRCELDGLPIEELSDQPYRSTHAGRGHLCGHDGHMAMVAALAEDLSANRPARGRAVLLFQPAEETGRGAAAVIADPVFAQIAPDYAFSLHNFPGLPVGQVALCSGPANCASRGMRIKLTGKTSHAAAPQDGVSPAGAIAQLLPALAGLSSGAELGAEFALVTLTHARLGEATFGIAPGSGEVWATLRTVTDTRMERLIAAATAQAEQACAAEGLAFSTGFDDVFDACANHPEAVAVLRAAATAAGCPVQMQDMPQRWSEDFGQFAKQAKTAMFWLGSGTDQPQLHNPDYDFPDAAIPAGTGVFLHTVRHLLG; encoded by the coding sequence ATGACGCCTGAGCGTTTGGCGCGGCTCAGCGCTTTGCGCCGAGCCCTGCATCAAATCCCCGAAGTTTCGGGCGCCGAGGAGAAGACCGCTGCCATGGTGGCGGACTATCTGCGCCGTTATGAACCGGATCAGCTGCTGACGGGACTGGGAGGGCATGGAATCGCAGCGGTCTATGAGGGCAGGGCAGATGGCCCCACCGTCCTGATCCGCTGCGAGCTGGACGGGCTGCCGATCGAGGAGCTGTCGGATCAGCCCTACCGTTCCACCCATGCGGGCCGCGGCCATCTTTGCGGCCATGACGGCCATATGGCGATGGTTGCCGCCCTGGCGGAGGATCTCTCAGCCAACCGTCCCGCAAGGGGCCGTGCCGTGCTGCTGTTCCAGCCGGCCGAGGAAACCGGCCGGGGCGCAGCCGCAGTGATTGCTGATCCCGTTTTTGCGCAGATCGCGCCCGACTATGCGTTTTCGCTGCACAACTTTCCGGGGCTGCCGGTGGGGCAGGTTGCGTTGTGTTCCGGTCCTGCCAATTGCGCGTCGCGCGGGATGCGGATCAAGCTGACCGGCAAGACATCACACGCCGCCGCGCCGCAGGATGGGGTGTCGCCGGCCGGCGCCATCGCGCAGCTATTGCCCGCCCTTGCAGGTTTGAGCAGCGGTGCTGAGCTGGGGGCGGAGTTTGCCCTGGTCACCCTGACTCACGCCCGGCTGGGCGAGGCCACGTTCGGTATCGCGCCGGGATCCGGTGAAGTTTGGGCCACGTTGCGCACAGTCACGGATACCCGCATGGAGCGGCTGATAGCTGCTGCGACGGCGCAAGCGGAACAGGCCTGCGCGGCAGAAGGGCTGGCATTTTCAACCGGATTCGATGACGTATTTGACGCCTGCGCCAACCATCCCGAGGCGGTTGCCGTTCTGCGCGCGGCTGCCACGGCGGCGGGATGTCCGGTGCAGATGCAGGATATGCCCCAGCGCTGGTCCGAAGATTTCGGTCAGTTCGCCAAGCAGGCAAAGACGGCGATGTTCTGGCTCGGCTCCGGGACGGATCAGCCGCAGCTGCACAATCCGGATTACGACTTTCCGGATGCGGCGATCCCGGCTGGAACCGGGGTTTTTCTGCATACGGTCAGACACCTGCTGGGCTGA
- a CDS encoding DUF6456 domain-containing protein, whose translation MQNIPRTSLPGWVPLETCRYLQHTEAGRPIRQLARKAGCHPSTILRQVRRVETLRDDPLIDEVLTYLAGCYQAAPGKACNAGTGPAKPAGRALTAGFEQEAASVLTLLGRGGAVLAAAEGMEMAVVVREGAEADRQKVAVSRPLAGALALSGWISCVRRGRISRYAITPAGRSALNRIIADQENRARARLEGGFAEAQTPFLAPDDSDKSSYGRKTRYSGSETPLEMLARLSDKDGNSFLTPGMISAGKRLREDFELAQISSHLMQEKLYFTQGSQALRSSSLEAGAAARKRMTEALQALGMGLSDIALRCCCHLEGLETAERNLGWPARSGKVVLRIALQHLTDYYGEASAQESELIG comes from the coding sequence ATGCAAAACATACCGCGCACTTCCCTGCCTGGCTGGGTGCCGCTTGAGACATGCCGTTACCTTCAGCACACAGAGGCAGGCCGCCCGATCCGGCAGTTGGCTCGCAAGGCGGGGTGCCATCCCTCGACCATTCTGCGGCAGGTCAGGCGGGTGGAGACCTTGCGGGACGATCCTCTGATCGATGAAGTTCTGACATACCTGGCCGGGTGTTACCAAGCGGCCCCGGGAAAAGCCTGCAACGCCGGCACCGGCCCGGCTAAACCCGCTGGACGGGCATTGACTGCCGGGTTCGAGCAGGAGGCGGCCAGTGTTCTGACCCTGCTTGGCCGCGGCGGTGCGGTTTTGGCTGCGGCCGAGGGCATGGAAATGGCGGTGGTCGTGCGCGAAGGCGCCGAGGCGGATAGGCAGAAGGTTGCGGTCTCCCGTCCCCTTGCCGGTGCGTTGGCCTTGTCCGGCTGGATATCCTGTGTCCGCCGGGGCCGGATCAGCCGCTATGCCATCACACCTGCCGGGCGCAGTGCGTTGAACCGGATCATTGCCGATCAGGAAAACCGGGCGCGGGCCCGTCTGGAGGGCGGCTTTGCCGAGGCCCAGACGCCGTTTCTGGCACCCGACGACAGCGATAAATCCAGCTATGGCCGCAAAACGCGCTACAGCGGTTCGGAAACGCCGCTGGAGATGCTGGCCCGGCTGTCCGACAAGGACGGGAATTCCTTTTTGACCCCGGGCATGATCAGCGCAGGCAAGCGCCTGCGGGAAGATTTCGAGCTGGCCCAGATCAGCAGCCATCTGATGCAGGAAAAGCTGTATTTCACCCAAGGCAGCCAAGCGTTGCGCAGCAGCAGCCTGGAGGCCGGGGCCGCCGCCCGCAAACGCATGACCGAGGCGCTGCAGGCGCTGGGCATGGGGCTGAGCGATATCGCACTGCGCTGCTGCTGCCATCTGGAAGGTCTGGAAACAGCAGAGCGCAATCTGGGCTGGCCGGCCCGGTCTGGAAAAGTTGTTCTGCGCATCGCCCTTCAGCATCTGACGGACTATTACGGAGAGGCCAGCGCGCAGGAGTCTGAGTTGATCGGCTGA
- a CDS encoding ammonium transporter, whose amino-acid sequence MNGADTAWIIVATALVLFMTLPGLALFYGGLVRARNVLSVFMHCYAIACLMSVLWLAFGYTIAFGSGTSGLWGGLDKMFLNGVSADSLSGTLPEVLFFAFQMTFAIITPALIVGAYVERVGFGFILVFSGLWMLLCYAPVVHWIWGGGFLADGGIFGETGVKDFAGGIVVHETAGIAALIIAFYLGPRKNRAIPPHNPGYVMIGAAMLWVGWFGFNGGSQLAADGGAAMALTVTHLSAATASLSWALWEKIKYGKASLVGLVTGTIAGLASITPASGFVGPVEALIIGAIAGVLCQEMVNLVRNKIQIDDTLDVFAVHGVGGIFGTLMIAVFGAGSWAAQLGGLVIVGIFTVVVTIVVVKVSAAITSLRVDLESETNGLDLSVHGERAYDMNS is encoded by the coding sequence ATGAACGGAGCGGATACCGCATGGATCATTGTGGCCACGGCCCTGGTCCTCTTCATGACATTGCCAGGGCTGGCCCTGTTTTACGGCGGGCTGGTACGTGCCCGCAATGTGCTCAGCGTCTTCATGCATTGCTACGCCATTGCCTGTTTGATGAGCGTTCTGTGGCTCGCATTCGGCTACACAATTGCCTTTGGCAGCGGTACCAGCGGTCTATGGGGCGGGCTGGACAAGATGTTCCTGAACGGTGTGAGCGCCGACAGCCTGTCCGGCACTTTGCCCGAGGTTCTGTTTTTTGCCTTTCAGATGACATTTGCCATTATCACGCCCGCGCTGATCGTCGGCGCCTATGTCGAGCGCGTGGGCTTTGGCTTTATCCTCGTCTTCTCGGGCCTTTGGATGCTGCTGTGCTACGCGCCGGTAGTGCATTGGATATGGGGCGGCGGCTTCCTGGCGGATGGCGGCATCTTCGGCGAAACCGGTGTCAAGGACTTTGCCGGCGGCATCGTGGTGCATGAGACTGCAGGTATCGCGGCGCTGATCATCGCCTTTTACCTTGGCCCGCGCAAAAACCGCGCTATCCCGCCGCACAACCCCGGCTATGTGATGATCGGTGCCGCGATGCTTTGGGTCGGCTGGTTCGGCTTCAATGGCGGCTCGCAACTTGCCGCGGACGGAGGTGCTGCGATGGCGCTGACCGTAACCCATCTTTCAGCCGCCACGGCCTCGCTCAGCTGGGCGCTGTGGGAAAAGATCAAATACGGCAAGGCCTCGCTGGTGGGTCTGGTCACTGGCACCATTGCGGGCCTTGCCTCGATCACCCCGGCTTCCGGCTTTGTCGGCCCGGTGGAAGCACTGATCATCGGGGCCATTGCCGGTGTGCTGTGCCAGGAGATGGTCAACCTTGTGCGCAACAAGATACAGATCGACGACACTCTGGATGTGTTTGCCGTGCATGGTGTCGGCGGCATCTTCGGCACCCTGATGATTGCGGTCTTCGGCGCCGGCAGCTGGGCCGCGCAGCTGGGCGGGCTGGTCATCGTCGGTATCTTCACGGTGGTTGTGACCATCGTGGTGGTGAAAGTCTCCGCCGCGATCACATCCCTGCGCGTTGATCTTGAAAGTGAGACCAATGGCCTCGATCTTTCAGTTCACGGTGAGCGCGCATACGACATGAACAGCTGA
- the tmpT gene encoding thiopurine S-methyltransferase produces MEQEFWQTRWRENRIGFHEPAPNSLLKKYFDRLDLITGQSVFVPLCGKALDLDWLCAQGLRVTGVEFNQGAVEDVFARQGLAPEISRQEGLIRFQAGNLTLYAGDFFALLPALLGQVDAVYDRAALVAVKPEDRQAYAAHLNRITGTAKQLLIGFDYDQSLMEGPPFSVPGPTVQALYQGSHDINLIEERAADGRIGEHCNALEQAWLLKPRR; encoded by the coding sequence ATGGAGCAGGAATTCTGGCAGACACGCTGGCGCGAAAACCGGATCGGGTTTCACGAACCGGCACCTAACTCATTGCTGAAGAAGTATTTTGACCGGCTTGATCTGATAACTGGCCAGTCGGTCTTTGTGCCGCTTTGCGGTAAGGCGCTGGATCTGGACTGGCTGTGCGCGCAAGGGCTGCGTGTGACCGGAGTGGAGTTCAATCAGGGCGCGGTGGAGGACGTGTTCGCACGGCAAGGGCTGGCGCCTGAGATTTCCCGGCAGGAGGGCCTCATCCGGTTTCAGGCAGGCAATTTGACCCTGTACGCCGGAGATTTTTTTGCCCTGTTACCGGCGCTTCTTGGGCAGGTTGATGCGGTCTATGACCGGGCGGCGCTGGTTGCGGTGAAGCCGGAGGACCGGCAGGCCTATGCGGCGCATCTGAACCGGATCACGGGCACGGCCAAGCAACTTCTGATCGGGTTCGATTATGACCAGTCCCTGATGGAAGGGCCGCCGTTTTCGGTGCCGGGGCCAACTGTGCAGGCGCTTTATCAGGGCAGCCATGACATCAACCTGATCGAGGAACGAGCCGCGGACGGCCGCATCGGCGAACACTGCAACGCGCTGGAGCAAGCCTGGCTGCTGAAACCCCGGCGCTGA
- the guaA gene encoding glutamine-hydrolyzing GMP synthase — translation MTETSHDRLLIIDFGSQVTQLIARRLRELNVYCEIHPYQNVTMEFVRDMAPKAVIFSGGPDSVTREGSPRAPQEIFDYGVPILGICYGQQVMMHQLGGTVVSGHGTAEFGRAFVTPTVETPPLLEGWFANDSDREQVWMSHGDHVSKIAPGFEVYGTSPNAPFAIAADVSRNFYAVQFHPEVHHTPNGAKLYENFVKLAGFSGDWTMGAYREQMIEKIREQVGDKQVICGLSGGVDSSVAAILIHEAIGDQLTCVFVDHGLLRKNEAEEVVAMFRDNYNIKLIHADESDLFLGELDGQSDPETKRKIIGKLFIDVFQKHADTIDGAEFLAQGTLYPDVIESVSFSGGPSVTIKSHHNVGGLPEKMGLKLVEPLRELFKDEVRALGRELGLPQSFIGRHPFPGPGLAIRCPGEITREKLEILREADAVYIDQIRKHGLYDDIWQAFVAILPVRTVGVMGDGRTYDYACALRAVTSVDGMTADYYPFSHEFLGETATRIINEVKGINRCTYDITSKPPGTIEWE, via the coding sequence ATGACAGAGACATCCCATGACCGCCTTCTCATCATCGACTTTGGCAGCCAGGTCACGCAGCTGATTGCTCGCCGCCTGCGCGAGCTGAACGTCTATTGCGAAATCCACCCTTATCAGAATGTCACCATGGAGTTTGTGCGCGACATGGCGCCCAAAGCGGTGATCTTCTCAGGCGGGCCGGACAGCGTGACCCGCGAGGGCAGCCCGCGTGCGCCGCAGGAGATTTTCGACTATGGCGTGCCGATCCTGGGCATCTGCTATGGCCAGCAGGTCATGATGCACCAGCTGGGCGGCACGGTCGTAAGCGGCCATGGCACCGCCGAATTCGGCCGCGCCTTTGTCACCCCCACCGTGGAGACACCGCCGCTGTTGGAAGGCTGGTTCGCCAATGACAGCGACCGCGAACAGGTCTGGATGTCGCACGGCGACCACGTAAGCAAGATCGCCCCGGGGTTCGAGGTCTACGGCACCTCCCCCAACGCGCCCTTTGCCATCGCCGCCGATGTCAGCCGCAATTTCTATGCGGTGCAGTTCCACCCGGAGGTGCATCACACCCCCAATGGCGCCAAACTGTATGAGAACTTTGTCAAGCTGGCAGGTTTCTCCGGCGACTGGACCATGGGTGCCTACCGCGAGCAGATGATCGAGAAAATCCGCGAACAGGTTGGCGACAAACAGGTGATCTGCGGCTTGTCCGGCGGCGTTGACAGCTCGGTCGCGGCGATCCTGATCCATGAGGCGATCGGCGACCAACTGACCTGCGTCTTTGTCGACCACGGGTTGCTACGCAAGAACGAGGCGGAAGAAGTCGTCGCGATGTTCCGCGACAACTATAATATCAAGCTGATCCACGCAGATGAAAGCGATCTGTTTCTGGGGGAGCTGGACGGCCAGTCCGACCCGGAAACCAAGCGCAAGATCATCGGAAAACTGTTCATCGACGTGTTCCAGAAACATGCCGACACGATCGACGGCGCCGAGTTCCTGGCCCAGGGCACCCTGTACCCCGATGTGATTGAATCGGTCTCCTTCTCGGGCGGGCCTTCGGTCACCATCAAGTCCCACCACAACGTGGGCGGCCTGCCGGAGAAGATGGGGCTGAAACTGGTCGAACCCCTGCGCGAACTGTTCAAGGACGAAGTCCGCGCATTGGGCCGCGAACTGGGCCTGCCGCAAAGCTTTATCGGCCGCCACCCCTTCCCCGGACCGGGCCTGGCGATCCGCTGCCCCGGCGAGATCACCCGCGAAAAGCTGGAGATCCTGCGCGAAGCGGATGCGGTCTATATCGACCAGATCCGCAAGCATGGTCTGTACGATGATATTTGGCAGGCGTTTGTCGCGATTCTGCCGGTCCGCACCGTTGGTGTGATGGGGGATGGGCGGACGTATGACTATGCCTGCGCCCTGCGCGCGGTGACCTCGGTCGATGGCATGACCGCCGACTATTACCCGTTCAGCCATGAATTCCTGGGGGAGACCGCCACGCGGATCATCAATGAGGTCAAGGGCATCAACCGTTGCACCTACGACATCACCTCGAAGCCTCCGGGCACGATCGAGTGGGAATGA
- a CDS encoding trimethylamine methyltransferase family protein, translating to MTEAAPRRRARGGGGAARRAERTSVKIETAKYIERNIPNFEILNEEALEIIEYNADTILEEVGVNFVDNPAALQRWREAGADVNGERVRIPRGLARKLCETAPSEFTQHARNPEKSVVVGGRNMVLAPVYGPPFVRDASGGRRYATMDDFNKFVKLAYMSKWLHHSGGTVCEPTDIPVNKRHLDMLMAHMTLSDKPFMGSVTEPSRAQDSVDMAGILFGKEFVQNNTVMTSLTNINSPMTFDDVMMGSLEVYAQNNQACIISPFIVGGAMAPVSVAGTLTQVLAEVLAGVAYSQLCRAGAPVIFGAMVTSIDMNSGAPTFGTPEASHITYGAGQLARRMNLPYRSAGSFCGSKLPDAQAAYETANSLNMGLLSGVNFQLHSCGWLEGGLVADFEKFVMDADQLGVLHGLAKGVSVDENAQAMDAIREVGPGGHYLGCAHTQANFKSAFWKSELLDYKPFETWEEEGARDTYALATNRVEKLLATYEQPAMDPAIKQALEEYVAEKKASMPDAFM from the coding sequence ATGACAGAAGCAGCACCGCGCCGTCGCGCACGGGGTGGCGGCGGCGCCGCCCGCCGCGCCGAACGCACCAGCGTCAAGATCGAGACCGCGAAGTACATCGAGCGCAACATTCCGAACTTCGAGATTCTGAACGAAGAAGCGCTGGAGATCATCGAATACAACGCCGACACGATCCTGGAAGAGGTCGGTGTCAACTTCGTTGACAATCCGGCGGCGCTGCAGCGCTGGCGCGAAGCCGGTGCTGATGTCAACGGCGAGCGCGTGCGCATCCCCCGCGGCCTGGCCCGCAAGCTGTGCGAAACCGCTCCGTCCGAGTTTACCCAGCACGCCCGTAACCCGGAGAAATCAGTGGTCGTCGGCGGCCGCAATATGGTGCTGGCACCCGTCTACGGGCCGCCGTTTGTGCGCGACGCCAGTGGCGGCCGCCGCTATGCAACCATGGACGACTTCAACAAATTCGTGAAGCTCGCCTATATGTCCAAGTGGCTGCACCACTCGGGCGGCACCGTCTGCGAACCCACGGATATCCCGGTGAACAAGCGCCACCTGGACATGCTGATGGCGCATATGACCCTCAGCGACAAGCCGTTCATGGGTTCCGTGACCGAACCCAGCCGGGCGCAGGACTCGGTCGATATGGCCGGTATCCTGTTCGGCAAGGAGTTCGTGCAGAACAACACCGTGATGACCTCGCTGACCAACATCAACTCGCCGATGACCTTCGACGACGTGATGATGGGCTCGCTGGAAGTCTACGCCCAGAACAACCAGGCTTGCATTATCTCGCCCTTCATCGTCGGCGGAGCCATGGCGCCGGTGTCGGTTGCCGGCACACTGACACAGGTTCTGGCCGAGGTTCTGGCCGGTGTCGCTTACAGCCAGCTGTGCCGCGCAGGCGCGCCGGTTATCTTCGGCGCCATGGTGACCTCGATTGACATGAACTCGGGCGCGCCGACCTTCGGCACGCCGGAAGCGTCCCACATCACCTATGGCGCAGGCCAGCTGGCCCGCCGGATGAACCTGCCGTACCGTTCGGCCGGCTCGTTCTGCGGCTCCAAACTGCCCGACGCACAGGCAGCCTATGAGACCGCCAACTCGCTGAATATGGGTCTTCTGTCCGGCGTGAACTTCCAGCTGCACTCCTGCGGATGGCTCGAAGGCGGCCTGGTTGCCGATTTTGAGAAGTTCGTGATGGACGCAGACCAGCTGGGCGTTCTGCACGGCCTGGCCAAAGGCGTGTCGGTGGACGAGAACGCCCAGGCAATGGATGCCATCCGCGAGGTTGGCCCCGGCGGCCACTATCTGGGGTGCGCCCACACTCAGGCGAACTTCAAATCGGCGTTCTGGAAGTCCGAGCTGCTTGACTACAAGCCGTTTGAGACCTGGGAAGAAGAAGGCGCGCGCGATACCTATGCGCTGGCGACCAACCGCGTCGAGAAACTGCTGGCCACTTACGAACAGCCGGCCATGGATCCGGCCATCAAGCAGGCGCTTGAGGAATACGTGGCCGAGAAAAAGGCCTCGATGCCCGACGCGTTCATGTAA
- a CDS encoding DUF6477 family protein, producing MQDVHTRLKLLRRPRILARAARLGAQNYCRQRDLHRILGYGTLPKPAAAVMQLLELESTQDAARKAGEAGYSLIRHVDVLIALAGETAFLRNTAARPKTETAALQDRRSAAAGAVARCP from the coding sequence ATGCAGGACGTACACACCCGCCTTAAGCTGCTGCGGCGCCCGCGGATTCTGGCACGGGCTGCCCGGCTGGGGGCACAGAACTATTGCCGGCAGCGGGATCTGCACCGGATTCTGGGGTATGGAACCCTGCCCAAGCCGGCCGCTGCCGTAATGCAGCTCTTGGAGCTGGAAAGCACGCAGGACGCCGCACGTAAGGCGGGTGAAGCGGGATATTCGCTGATCCGGCATGTTGACGTGCTGATTGCGCTGGCAGGCGAAACCGCCTTCCTGCGCAATACCGCCGCCCGTCCGAAAACGGAAACGGCGGCCCTTCAGGACCGCCGTTCTGCTGCGGCAGGGGCTGTTGCCCGCTGCCCCTGA
- a CDS encoding type II toxin-antitoxin system RatA family toxin: MPTHSETRQMPYSAQQMYNLVADVAQYPKFLPWCAAARIRSRAPLGEAEVMEADLVISFKVFRERFGSRVTLYPDERRIDTEYLDGPFRYMKSHWSFAPREDGSCDVSFYVDFEFKNAVLQGIIGVVFNEAMQRIVRAFERRAAELYG; the protein is encoded by the coding sequence ATGCCCACACACTCGGAAACCCGCCAGATGCCGTATTCCGCGCAGCAGATGTACAATCTGGTGGCCGATGTCGCGCAGTACCCGAAATTCCTGCCCTGGTGCGCTGCAGCCCGTATCCGCAGCCGCGCACCGCTGGGGGAAGCCGAGGTGATGGAAGCGGATCTGGTGATCTCCTTCAAAGTGTTCCGCGAACGCTTCGGCAGCCGGGTGACGCTGTATCCGGACGAGCGCAGGATCGATACCGAGTATCTGGACGGCCCGTTCCGCTATATGAAATCCCACTGGTCCTTTGCCCCGCGCGAGGATGGGTCGTGCGACGTATCCTTCTACGTCGATTTCGAGTTCAAAAACGCGGTGCTGCAGGGGATCATAGGCGTGGTCTTTAACGAGGCGATGCAGCGGATCGTGCGTGCCTTTGAACGCCGTGCGGCGGAGCTGTACGGCTAA
- a CDS encoding CinA family protein: protein MSPDVAKLVTQAKAAGVTIATAESCTGGMIAAALTDIPGSSAVVDRGFVTYSNGAKMQMLGVKAETLDAKGAVSEDVASEMAEGAVKKAGVSLAVSVTGIAGPGGSEFKPEGRVCFGLARAGRSTVTETVEFGAIGRANVRMAARDHALFLLMRAIS, encoded by the coding sequence ATGAGTCCTGATGTTGCAAAGCTGGTCACCCAAGCTAAAGCTGCAGGGGTGACCATTGCCACCGCTGAAAGCTGCACCGGCGGCATGATTGCAGCGGCACTGACGGATATCCCCGGATCCTCCGCCGTGGTCGACCGCGGTTTTGTCACCTATTCCAACGGCGCCAAGATGCAGATGCTGGGCGTGAAGGCGGAAACACTGGACGCCAAAGGTGCGGTCAGCGAGGACGTCGCGTCTGAAATGGCCGAAGGTGCCGTGAAAAAAGCAGGAGTCTCGCTCGCGGTTTCCGTCACCGGCATCGCAGGCCCTGGCGGATCTGAGTTCAAACCCGAGGGCCGCGTCTGTTTTGGCCTGGCCCGTGCAGGCCGTTCAACGGTCACTGAGACCGTGGAATTCGGCGCCATTGGCCGCGCCAATGTCCGAATGGCCGCCCGCGACCATGCGCTCTTTCTGCTGATGCGGGCAATTTCGTAA
- the lipA gene encoding lipoyl synthase, with product MRDLKIPEQRHPEKAHRPDNAQPKKPSWIRVKAPGGKGYAETHKIMRDNKLTTVCEEAGCPNVGECWSQGHATMMIMGEVCTRACSFCNIATGKPPEDLDVFEPGRVADAVQKLGLNHVVITSVDRDDIKDGGAEHFAQTIRAVRHRSPKTTIEILTPDFIKCDASALEKVVDARPDVFNHNLETVPGLYPVVRAGARYFHSLRLLQRVKELDPSMFTKSGIMVGLGEDAQAVKQVMDDMRAADVDFLTIGQYLQPTPKHHAVDRFVTPEEFKTYEKAAYGKGFLMVSATPLTRSSYHAGDDFARLREARNKKLGLA from the coding sequence GTGAGAGACCTAAAGATCCCGGAGCAGCGCCACCCTGAAAAGGCGCATCGTCCCGATAATGCTCAGCCAAAAAAGCCAAGCTGGATCCGGGTCAAGGCGCCGGGCGGCAAGGGGTATGCCGAAACGCATAAGATCATGCGCGACAACAAGCTGACCACCGTCTGCGAGGAAGCGGGTTGCCCCAACGTCGGCGAATGCTGGAGCCAGGGCCACGCCACCATGATGATCATGGGGGAGGTCTGCACCCGGGCCTGTTCGTTCTGCAACATTGCCACCGGCAAACCGCCGGAGGATCTGGATGTGTTCGAGCCCGGCCGGGTGGCGGATGCGGTCCAGAAGCTGGGGCTGAACCACGTGGTGATCACCTCGGTCGACCGCGATGATATCAAGGATGGCGGCGCCGAGCATTTTGCCCAGACCATCCGGGCAGTGCGCCATCGCAGCCCGAAGACGACAATTGAAATCCTGACGCCTGATTTCATCAAATGCGATGCCTCGGCCCTTGAAAAAGTGGTGGACGCACGCCCCGATGTGTTCAACCACAATCTGGAAACCGTGCCTGGCCTGTATCCCGTGGTCCGTGCCGGTGCCCGCTATTTCCACTCGCTGCGGCTGTTGCAGCGGGTCAAGGAGCTGGACCCGTCCATGTTCACCAAATCCGGCATCATGGTCGGCCTGGGCGAGGATGCCCAGGCGGTGAAACAGGTGATGGACGACATGCGCGCAGCCGATGTCGATTTCCTGACCATTGGCCAGTACCTGCAACCGACGCCCAAACACCATGCGGTGGACCGGTTTGTGACGCCCGAGGAATTCAAGACCTATGAGAAAGCCGCCTATGGCAAGGGGTTCTTGATGGTTTCGGCGACGCCGCTGACGCGCTCCTCCTACCACGCGGGCGATGACTTTGCGCGGCTGCGCGAGGCCCGCAATAAGAAACTGGGCCTTGCATGA
- a CDS encoding peroxiredoxin, with the protein MKAGVKLPDVTFHTRVRDEAVEGPNPFRWEDKTTADYFAGKRVVLFSLPGAFTPTCSTYQLPGFENGFADFQAEGIDAIYCMSVNDSFVMNKWAEAQNLKNVGVIPDGSGEFTRKMGMLVAKDNLGFGNRSWRYAAIINDGVVEAWFEEPGLCDNHGEDPYGVSSPETVLKHLKDAKAEVAA; encoded by the coding sequence ATGAAAGCTGGCGTTAAGCTGCCCGACGTGACCTTCCACACCCGCGTCCGTGACGAAGCGGTCGAAGGCCCGAACCCCTTCCGCTGGGAAGACAAGACCACCGCTGACTACTTTGCAGGCAAGCGCGTTGTGCTGTTCTCGCTGCCCGGCGCCTTCACCCCGACCTGCTCCACCTACCAGCTGCCGGGCTTTGAAAACGGCTTTGCCGACTTCCAGGCCGAAGGCATCGACGCGATCTACTGCATGTCAGTGAACGACAGCTTTGTGATGAACAAATGGGCCGAAGCGCAGAACCTGAAAAACGTCGGCGTGATCCCCGACGGGTCCGGCGAATTCACCCGCAAGATGGGCATGCTCGTCGCCAAGGACAACCTGGGCTTCGGCAACCGCTCCTGGCGTTATGCCGCCATCATCAACGACGGTGTTGTTGAAGCATGGTTCGAAGAGCCGGGCCTGTGCGACAACCACGGCGAAGACCCCTATGGCGTGTCCTCCCCGGAGACCGTGCTGAAGCACCTGAAAGACGCCAAGGCCGAAGTCGCCGCCTAA
- the hpt gene encoding hypoxanthine phosphoribosyltransferase has protein sequence MSQRPYVIDVMISAKAIAARIEELCGEIQAEFADTDKLIVVGLLRGSFVFIADLVRELDLPIEVDFLEASSYGDAMESSREVRILKDLRGAIEGRDVLVVEDIVDTGHTLNHVTHLLQSRNPARLKSIALLDKPSRREVDFRSDWVGFEIPDEFVVGYGIDYAQRNRNLPHIGKVRFTGEA, from the coding sequence ATGTCACAGCGTCCATATGTCATTGATGTGATGATCTCGGCCAAGGCCATTGCAGCACGGATCGAAGAGCTTTGCGGGGAAATTCAGGCCGAATTCGCCGATACCGACAAACTGATCGTGGTTGGCCTGCTGCGCGGCAGCTTTGTGTTCATCGCCGATCTGGTGCGCGAGCTGGACCTGCCGATCGAGGTTGATTTCCTGGAGGCGTCTTCCTACGGTGACGCGATGGAAAGCAGCCGGGAAGTGCGCATTCTCAAAGACTTGCGCGGTGCCATTGAAGGGCGCGACGTGCTGGTGGTCGAGGATATCGTCGACACCGGCCACACGCTGAACCACGTGACCCACCTGCTGCAAAGCCGCAATCCTGCACGGTTGAAATCCATTGCGCTGCTGGACAAGCCATCCCGGCGCGAGGTGGATTTCCGCTCGGATTGGGTGGGTTTTGAGATCCCGGACGAATTTGTCGTGGGTTACGGGATCGACTACGCGCAGCGCAACCGGAACCTGCCGCACATTGGCAAGGTGCGGTTCACAGGCGAAGCCTGA